TGATGTCTCTGAACCTGGTTTTGATAAAATAAGCCAAACAGCTACAATTCCCTCTTTTGATATTAAATCTGATGATATTGATGAAAATGCTCGTCAATTTAGATTTACAAATGGCTCTACAACAGACGACCATGCAATGCATTTAGTCGGGTATTATAAAGCTAAAGATGGTAAAACATGGTTTCTAATTAAAGATTCAGGATCTGGATCTCGAAATGCAGGGGAAAGCTCAGATAAATTTGGGCACTATTTTATGCATGAAGACTATGTTAAGCTAAAAATGATGACCATTACTGTTCATAAAGATATCGCTAAAAAATATTTAGACAAAATTAAATAAATTGACAACCAAACTGATTTACCTCCGTTAGTTTATCAGCTATGCGCGCAATACTTGTTATACTATTCACCTTATTTTCCCTCAGCATTGTAAAAGGGCAATGCAACAATATACCTGTTGATTTGAATACTTGGACAACGCAAGGAGGTTCTTGGAATGTGAATTTAGGAGGAACATCTGTTACGCAAACTGTAAATGGAGGGGCTGTTTATTTTTTGAGTCCCAACCCTTTTATCAATACCATTATTAGTGGAGCACTTAGAACTGATGATGGAGATAATGATCGAATGGGATTTGTTTTTGGAGTTGAAGGTACTATTGGAGTCGCTCCTTTCCACTACTACAGATTTGAATGGGATGAAGGGGGTGATGGTAATGGAATGTATGTTTATGAATATGACGAAACAGGACTAGTTTCAACATTATTATCCGATGTTGGAAACCATTGGGTAAGATCATTTAATCATGCATTTTCTATCCAATATTACTCCATTAACATCACCCTTTCTATTGATGGGAATGTAGTACTTGACCTTGACGGGTGCTTCAATCCAGGAAAATTTGGATTCTTTAATAGTTCTCAACCCAATGTAACCTACTCTAATTTTACTTCTACCCCAAAAGCTGATTTCACATACAACAATAATGTTTGCCAAGACACTCCTATCAATACTAATATTTTTTGCAACACGATCCCTAATCCATACCAACAAATTAGATGGGACTTTGGAGATGGAACGATTATTAATAATGTAACTAACGCTAGTCATACTTACCAATCTTCTGGAACTTATAATATCAAACTGTATATCCTTGATTTGGATGGATGTGAGGATTCAATCACCAAGCCTGTAACAATTTTCCCCAATCCACAAACCAACTTTACGGTTGAAGATGTTTGTTTAAATGAGCCCTCAATATTCATGAACATGAGTTCTATTAATGCTCCTGATAATATTGCTACTTACAATTGGACCTTTGGTGATGGGAATTCTTCTACCCTAGCTAATCCAAATCATATTTATGCCAATGAGGGAACTTTTCAAGTTAAATTAGTCTTAGCTAGTAATAA
The genomic region above belongs to Flavobacteriales bacterium and contains:
- a CDS encoding PKD domain-containing protein, which encodes MRAILVILFTLFSLSIVKGQCNNIPVDLNTWTTQGGSWNVNLGGTSVTQTVNGGAVYFLSPNPFINTIISGALRTDDGDNDRMGFVFGVEGTIGVAPFHYYRFEWDEGGDGNGMYVYEYDETGLVSTLLSDVGNHWVRSFNHAFSIQYYSINITLSIDGNVVLDLDGCFNPGKFGFFNSSQPNVTYSNFTSTPKADFTYNNNVCQDTPINTNIFCNTIPNPYQQIRWDFGDGTIINNVTNASHTYQSSGTYNIKLYILDLDGCEDSITKPVTIFPNPQTNFTVEDVCLNEPSIFMNMSSINAPDNIATYNWTFGDGNSSTLANPNHIYANEGTFQVKLVLASN